A window of Auraticoccus monumenti contains these coding sequences:
- the prcB gene encoding proteasome subunit beta, giving the protein MSGAGSVGTGAFGAGLPPAYLRAGTSSFSEFLGSVAPELAPHSARTLTDVTELAPHGTTIVAVTFPGGVMMAGDRRATMGNMIAQRDIQKVYAADEFSLIGIAGAAGIAVEMVRLFQTELEHYEKIEGAPLSLDGKANRLAAMIRQNLGLAMQGLAVLPLFAGWDPASDQGRIFSYDATGGRYEETAFHSVGSGSVYARGSLKKLYSPDLDARQCAMAVVQALYDAADDDSATGGPDLTRRIFPIVMQATAEGVTRLSDEETSEIATEVVQARMRRPDGPAAGVI; this is encoded by the coding sequence GTGAGCGGGGCCGGGTCCGTCGGGACGGGCGCCTTCGGGGCCGGTCTGCCACCGGCCTACCTGCGCGCCGGGACGTCCTCCTTCAGCGAGTTCCTCGGCTCGGTGGCCCCCGAGCTGGCGCCCCACAGCGCCCGCACCCTGACCGACGTCACCGAGCTGGCCCCGCACGGCACCACCATCGTCGCGGTCACCTTCCCCGGCGGGGTGATGATGGCCGGTGACCGCCGCGCCACCATGGGCAACATGATCGCCCAGCGCGACATCCAGAAGGTCTACGCCGCCGACGAGTTCTCCCTGATCGGGATCGCCGGTGCGGCCGGCATCGCGGTGGAGATGGTGCGGCTCTTCCAGACCGAGCTGGAGCACTACGAGAAGATCGAGGGCGCCCCGCTCTCGCTGGACGGCAAGGCCAACCGGCTGGCCGCGATGATCCGTCAGAACCTGGGGCTGGCCATGCAGGGCCTCGCGGTGCTGCCCCTCTTCGCCGGCTGGGACCCGGCCAGCGACCAGGGCCGGATCTTCTCCTACGACGCCACCGGCGGTCGTTACGAGGAGACCGCCTTCCACTCCGTGGGCTCGGGCTCGGTGTACGCCCGCGGCTCGCTCAAGAAGCTGTACTCACCGGACCTGGACGCCCGCCAGTGCGCCATGGCGGTGGTGCAGGCCCTCTACGACGCCGCCGACGACGACTCCGCCACCGGCGGGCCCGACCTGACCCGGAGGATCTTCCCCATCGTGATGCAGGCCACCGCCGAGGGCGTCACCCGGCTCAGCGACGAGGAGACCAGCGAGATCGCGACCGAGGTGGTCCAGGCCCGGATGCGACGTCCCGACGGCCCGGCGGCGGGGGTGATCTGA
- the prcA gene encoding proteasome subunit alpha — protein MSSPFYVAPEQQMKDRADFARKGIARGRSVVVMRHAGGILFVAENRSQALHKVSEIHDRIGFAAVGRYNEFENLRIAGIRHADMRGYAYDRADVTGRGLANAYAQLLGTIFSSGGEKPYEVELVVAELGAEAAQDQIYRLTYDGSVGDEQHLAVMGGSADTITEVVAGDHADDLPLADALRLAVRGLASDAGAGQPPREIGAEALEVAVLDRTRPQTRKFRRLPAAVLAPMLDAPGSPE, from the coding sequence ATGAGCTCCCCGTTCTACGTCGCGCCCGAGCAGCAGATGAAGGACCGGGCCGACTTCGCCCGCAAGGGCATCGCCCGGGGTCGCTCGGTGGTGGTCATGCGCCACGCCGGCGGGATCCTCTTCGTCGCCGAGAACCGCTCCCAGGCGCTGCACAAGGTCAGCGAGATCCACGACCGGATCGGGTTCGCCGCGGTCGGGCGCTACAACGAGTTCGAGAACCTGCGGATCGCCGGCATCCGGCACGCCGACATGCGTGGCTACGCCTACGACCGGGCCGACGTCACCGGCCGCGGGCTGGCCAACGCCTACGCCCAGCTGCTCGGGACGATCTTCTCCAGCGGTGGCGAGAAGCCCTACGAGGTCGAGCTGGTGGTGGCCGAGCTGGGCGCGGAGGCTGCGCAGGACCAGATCTACCGCCTCACCTACGACGGGTCGGTCGGTGACGAGCAGCACCTCGCCGTGATGGGCGGCTCGGCCGACACGATCACCGAGGTGGTGGCCGGCGACCACGCCGACGACCTGCCGCTGGCCGACGCGTTGCGACTGGCCGTGCGGGGGCTGGCCTCCGACGCCGGGGCCGGTCAGCCGCCCCGGGAGATCGGGGCTGAGGCGCTCGAGGTGGCCGTGCTGGACCGGACGCGCCCGCAGACGCGGAAGTTCCGTCGGCTCCCGGCCGCCGTGCTGGCGCCGATGCTGGACGCGCCGGGCAGCCCGGAGTGA
- a CDS encoding prephenate dehydrogenase has protein sequence MSRALARSAPVPEPVVVVGTGMVGSSVGCALTEAGFQVHLEDAVPTHAQVAASLGAGTAAPADPAAVGLVVVAVPPRAISAVVADALSRFPAAAVTDVGSVKSRPLAELQQRVDDVSRYVGSHPMAGSHVAGPTAADPFLFLDRTWVVCEHPTADPAAVAAVEALVRACRARLVRMDPVEHDAAVAHVSHLPHLVSSLVAGVLRDLPADHLALAGQGVRDVTRVAAGDPRLWEQIVGMNAEVISVELGALQTRLDALREALGDGPAALTDWLEQGRAGTRRIPGKHGGAHTEWARMVVEIPDAPNALGRLFTDIGDAGLNVEDITIEHDPTRRVGYLSLDVEADTRDTLAALLTDAGWSVEAAGR, from the coding sequence GTGAGCCGGGCCCTGGCCCGGTCCGCACCGGTGCCGGAGCCCGTGGTGGTGGTCGGGACCGGCATGGTCGGCTCCTCGGTGGGCTGTGCCCTGACCGAGGCCGGCTTCCAGGTCCACCTGGAGGACGCCGTCCCCACCCACGCCCAGGTGGCGGCCTCGCTGGGAGCCGGCACGGCCGCCCCGGCCGACCCGGCGGCTGTCGGGCTGGTCGTGGTCGCGGTGCCGCCACGGGCCATCTCCGCCGTCGTCGCCGACGCCCTGTCACGGTTCCCCGCCGCGGCGGTCACCGACGTCGGGTCGGTGAAGTCCCGACCGCTGGCCGAGCTGCAGCAGCGGGTGGACGACGTCAGCCGCTACGTCGGGTCCCACCCGATGGCCGGGTCCCACGTCGCCGGCCCGACCGCCGCCGACCCCTTCCTCTTCCTGGACCGCACCTGGGTGGTGTGCGAGCACCCCACCGCCGACCCGGCCGCGGTCGCCGCGGTGGAGGCCCTGGTGCGGGCCTGCCGGGCCCGGCTGGTGCGGATGGACCCGGTGGAGCACGACGCCGCCGTGGCCCACGTCTCCCACCTGCCGCACCTGGTGTCCTCGCTGGTGGCCGGCGTGCTGCGCGACCTGCCGGCCGACCACCTCGCCCTGGCCGGTCAGGGGGTCCGCGACGTCACCCGCGTGGCCGCGGGGGACCCGCGGCTGTGGGAGCAGATCGTGGGCATGAACGCCGAGGTCATCTCCGTCGAGCTCGGGGCCCTGCAGACGCGTCTGGACGCGCTCCGCGAGGCCCTCGGTGACGGGCCCGCGGCCCTGACCGACTGGCTCGAGCAGGGGCGCGCCGGCACCCGGCGGATCCCCGGCAAGCACGGCGGCGCCCACACCGAGTGGGCCCGGATGGTGGTGGAGATCCCCGACGCCCCCAACGCGCTGGGCCGGCTGTTCACCGACATCGGCGACGCCGGGCTCAACGTCGAGGACATCACCATCGAGCACGACCCGACCCGCAGGGTGGGCTACCTCTCCCTGGACGTCGAGGCCGACACCCGTGACACCCTGGCCGCACTGCTGACCGACGCCGGCTGGTCGGTGGAGGCCGCCGGCCGCTGA
- the cmk gene encoding (d)CMP kinase translates to MNTEPTPQPLVVAIDGPSGSGKSSTARGVARRLGLDFLDTGAMYRACAWEAARTGAETPEQIAAVVTAAELQVTTDPDDPRISINGTDVTREIRDPEVSATVSRVATVPEVRVDLVLRQQQIIGEATRGIVAEGRDITTVVAPHAPVRVLLVADPDARVARRQAELGEKVDTAQVTDQVIRRDRDDSTVATFTEAAEGVTVVDSTHLSLDEVVDRIVRLAEEAAR, encoded by the coding sequence GTGAACACCGAACCAACCCCGCAGCCGCTCGTCGTGGCCATCGACGGGCCCAGCGGCTCGGGCAAGTCCAGCACCGCCCGTGGGGTGGCCCGCCGGCTGGGCCTGGACTTCCTCGACACCGGCGCCATGTACCGGGCCTGCGCCTGGGAGGCCGCCCGCACCGGCGCCGAGACCCCCGAGCAGATCGCCGCGGTGGTGACCGCGGCCGAGCTCCAGGTGACGACCGACCCCGACGACCCGCGGATCAGCATCAACGGAACCGACGTCACCCGGGAGATCCGCGACCCCGAGGTCTCGGCCACGGTGAGCCGAGTGGCCACCGTCCCCGAGGTCCGGGTGGACCTGGTGCTGCGTCAGCAGCAGATCATCGGTGAGGCCACCCGTGGCATCGTCGCCGAGGGCCGCGACATCACCACCGTGGTGGCCCCGCACGCACCCGTCCGGGTGCTGCTGGTCGCCGACCCCGACGCCCGGGTGGCCCGCCGCCAGGCCGAGCTGGGCGAGAAGGTCGACACCGCCCAGGTCACCGACCAGGTGATCCGCCGCGACCGCGACGACTCCACCGTGGCCACCTTCACCGAGGCGGCCGAGGGAGTCACGGTCGTCGACTCCACCCACCTGAGCCTGGACGAGGTCGTCGACCGCATCGTCAGGCTGGCCGAGGAGGCTGCACGATGA
- the der gene encoding ribosome biogenesis GTPase Der, whose translation MSEHDLDEQLPEGGATVRPVVAVVGRPNVGKSTLVNRIIGRRAAVVQDIPGVTRDRVSYDARWNGREFVVVDTGGWAPDAQGMAAQIAEQAELAIAAADAVLLVVDATVGIQDVDEAVVRVLRRSKKPVVLAANKVDDQRTEAEAASMWNLGLGEPFPVSALHGRGTGDMLDAILQALPEAPTEIFDAPRGPRRVAIVGKPNVGKSSLLNKLAGQQRSVVDDASGTTVDPVDELVEIGGTVYQLIDTAGIRRRVKEASGHEYYASLRTQGAIERAEICIVVIDASEPISEQDLRILTMVEEAGRALVVAFNKWDLTDEERRFYLTREIERDMVQFGWAGHVNMSALTGRHVERVGVAIESALAAWETRVSTGKLNAFLGRVVAAHPHPVRSGKQPRILFGTQAQAGPPTFVLFTSGAIDPQYTRFVERRLREDFDFQGSPIHLEVRAREKRRDRS comes from the coding sequence ATGAGCGAGCACGACCTAGACGAGCAGCTTCCCGAGGGCGGCGCCACCGTGCGTCCCGTGGTGGCCGTGGTCGGACGCCCCAACGTGGGCAAGTCGACCCTGGTGAACCGCATCATCGGCCGCCGCGCCGCGGTGGTGCAGGACATCCCCGGGGTGACCCGGGACCGCGTCTCCTACGACGCCCGCTGGAACGGCCGCGAGTTCGTGGTGGTCGACACCGGCGGCTGGGCCCCCGACGCCCAGGGCATGGCGGCCCAGATCGCCGAGCAGGCCGAGCTGGCCATCGCCGCCGCCGACGCCGTGCTGCTGGTGGTCGACGCCACCGTCGGCATCCAGGACGTCGACGAGGCCGTGGTGCGGGTGCTCCGGCGCAGCAAGAAGCCCGTGGTGCTGGCGGCCAACAAGGTCGACGACCAGCGCACCGAGGCCGAGGCGGCCTCGATGTGGAACCTGGGGCTGGGGGAGCCGTTCCCGGTCTCCGCGCTGCACGGCCGCGGCACCGGCGACATGCTGGACGCGATCCTGCAGGCCCTCCCCGAGGCGCCCACCGAGATCTTCGACGCCCCCCGTGGGCCGCGGCGGGTCGCCATCGTCGGCAAGCCCAACGTCGGCAAGTCCAGCCTGCTCAACAAGCTGGCTGGTCAGCAGCGCTCGGTGGTCGACGACGCCTCCGGCACCACCGTGGACCCGGTCGACGAGCTGGTGGAGATCGGCGGCACCGTCTACCAGCTCATCGACACCGCCGGCATCCGCCGCCGGGTCAAGGAGGCGTCCGGGCACGAGTACTACGCCAGCCTGCGCACCCAGGGCGCCATCGAGCGGGCCGAGATCTGCATCGTGGTGATCGACGCCAGCGAACCGATCAGCGAGCAGGACCTGCGCATCCTGACCATGGTGGAGGAGGCCGGCCGCGCACTGGTGGTCGCCTTCAACAAGTGGGACCTGACCGACGAGGAGCGACGCTTCTACCTGACCCGTGAGATCGAGCGGGACATGGTGCAGTTCGGCTGGGCCGGGCACGTCAACATGTCGGCCCTGACCGGTCGCCACGTCGAGAGGGTCGGGGTGGCCATCGAGAGCGCCCTGGCCGCCTGGGAGACCCGCGTCTCCACCGGCAAGCTCAACGCCTTCCTCGGCCGCGTCGTCGCCGCCCACCCGCACCCGGTGCGGAGCGGGAAGCAGCCGCGGATCCTCTTCGGCACCCAGGCCCAGGCCGGCCCGCCCACGTTCGTGCTGTTCACCTCGGGGGCGATCGACCCGCAGTACACGCGGTTCGTCGAGCGGCGGCTGCGGGAGGACTTCGACTTCCAGGGCAGCCCGATCCACCTCGAGGTGCGGGCCCGGGAGAAGCGCCGGGACCGCAGCTGA
- a CDS encoding TetR/AcrR family transcriptional regulator, translating to MPASTRERALVAAVELLGAEGVRALSHTRVDGRAGLPPGSTSNWFRTRRALLGGVVDWIAERERADFDPAAMPAVTDPDGLIEGLSAMVELQSGEFAVRTRARYALFLELAGDPALSEPLRHQRREFERWTEMIVTAVGIADPVPATRALMALGDGLLLHRLTVDPELDMRPAIERAVRALARS from the coding sequence ATGCCAGCGTCGACCCGCGAGCGTGCGCTCGTGGCGGCCGTGGAGCTGCTCGGTGCGGAGGGCGTGCGGGCGTTGAGCCACACGCGGGTCGACGGACGAGCAGGCCTGCCGCCCGGATCCACCTCGAACTGGTTCCGCACCCGTCGGGCGCTGCTCGGCGGCGTGGTCGACTGGATCGCCGAGCGTGAACGTGCCGACTTCGACCCGGCTGCGATGCCGGCCGTCACGGACCCCGACGGCTTGATCGAGGGCCTGAGCGCCATGGTCGAGCTGCAGAGCGGGGAGTTCGCGGTGCGGACCCGCGCACGCTACGCCCTCTTCCTCGAGCTCGCCGGCGATCCTGCGCTGAGCGAGCCGCTGCGGCACCAGCGCCGCGAGTTCGAGAGGTGGACGGAGATGATCGTGACGGCCGTCGGTATCGCCGACCCGGTGCCGGCGACCCGGGCCCTGATGGCGCTCGGCGACGGACTGCTCCTGCACCGGCTCACCGTCGACCCCGAGCTCGACATGCGTCCCGCCATCGAACGGGCGGTGCGCGCCCTCGCAAGGTCATGA
- a CDS encoding alpha/beta fold hydrolase — MFTPTSTWSPPLPEAPGFDHSVVETPGLRTHVAAIGEGEPVVMLHGFPENWWQWHAVAPVIAARGYRVLCLDLRGAGWTVADDPRVGRETRLRDLLALFEALRIERAHVVSHDMGTITAIQLSYDHPERVRTAVQLAVPPAFFAFSPRIVPGFRHLPPFIWHRRGASLRGVFSDAYVAQPMSEETVETYLAPLRRPDIDHAVRPLTRGMVLPEAVRMMRGVYRRQRLTVPTLVVYGRRDHPWSEQVLARICRDPERYADRIELAYVDDAAHFITDDAPAAVADLALDWFDRSA, encoded by the coding sequence ATGTTCACGCCCACCTCGACCTGGTCCCCGCCTCTGCCAGAGGCACCCGGCTTCGACCACAGCGTCGTCGAGACGCCCGGCCTGCGGACGCACGTCGCCGCCATCGGGGAGGGGGAACCGGTCGTGATGCTGCACGGATTCCCTGAGAACTGGTGGCAGTGGCACGCCGTGGCTCCGGTCATCGCCGCACGCGGCTACCGCGTCCTCTGCCTCGACCTGCGCGGGGCCGGCTGGACCGTGGCCGACGATCCGCGGGTCGGACGCGAGACCCGGCTCCGTGACCTGCTCGCCCTCTTCGAGGCCCTCCGCATCGAGCGCGCCCACGTCGTCTCGCACGACATGGGCACCATCACCGCCATCCAGCTGAGCTACGACCACCCGGAGCGGGTCCGGACCGCGGTGCAGCTCGCGGTGCCCCCCGCGTTCTTCGCCTTCAGCCCGAGGATCGTCCCCGGTTTCCGGCACCTTCCCCCCTTCATCTGGCACCGCCGGGGCGCCTCGCTGCGCGGGGTCTTCTCCGACGCCTACGTCGCCCAGCCGATGTCGGAGGAGACGGTCGAGACCTACCTCGCCCCGCTGCGCCGCCCCGACATCGACCACGCGGTGCGTCCGCTCACCCGCGGCATGGTCCTGCCCGAAGCCGTGCGCATGATGCGCGGGGTGTACCGCCGCCAGCGGCTCACGGTGCCGACCCTCGTCGTGTACGGCCGCCGGGACCACCCCTGGAGCGAGCAGGTGCTGGCACGCATCTGCCGCGACCCCGAGCGGTACGCCGACCGCATCGAGCTCGCCTACGTCGACGAC